One stretch of Urocitellus parryii isolate mUroPar1 chromosome 12, mUroPar1.hap1, whole genome shotgun sequence DNA includes these proteins:
- the Slc35f6 gene encoding solute carrier family 35 member F6 → MAWTKYQLFLAGLMLVTGSINTLSAKWADNFIAEGCGGTAEHSFQHPFLQAVGMFLGEFSCLAAFYLLQCRATGQSVSSVDPQQPFNPLLFLPPALCDMTGTSLMYVALNMTSASSFQMLRGAVIIFTGLFSVAFLGRRLVPSQWLGILATIAGLVVVGLADLLSKQDNQHKLSEVITGDLLIIMAQVIVAIQMVLEEKFVYKHNVHPLRAVGTEGLFGFVILSLLLVPMYYIPAGSFSGNPKGTLEDALDAFCQLGKQPLIALALLGNISSIAFFNFAGISVTKELSATTRMVLDSLRTVVIWALSLALGWETFHPLQILGFLILLTGTALYNGLHRPLLACLSRGWHPAPEAERERLLDGNRTPINETN, encoded by the exons GTGGGCAGACAACTTCATAGCCGAGGGCTGCGGAGGGACCGCAGAGCACAGCTTCCAGCATCCCTTCCTCCAG GCAGTGGGCATGTTCTTGGGAGAGTTCTCCTGCCTGGCTGCCTTCTACCTGCTCCAGTGCAGAGCCACAGGGCAGTCAGTCTCCAGTGTGGATCCCCAGCAGCCCTTCAATCCCCTTCTTTTCCTGCCTCCAGCCCTCTGTGACATGACAGGAACCAGCCTCATGTATGTGG CCCTGAACATGACCAGTGCCTCTAGCTTCCAGATGCTGCGGGGTGCAGTGATCATATTCACAGGCCTGTTCTCAGTGGCCTTTCTGGGCCGAAGGCTGGTGCCAAGCCAGTGGCTGGGCATCCTGGCCACCATCGCTGGACTGGTGGTAGTGGGCCTGGCTGACCTTCTGAGCAAGCAAGACAATCAGCACAAGCTCAGCGAAGTGATCACAG GGGACCTGTTGATCATCATGGCCCAGGTCATCGTTGCCATCCAGATGGTGCTAGAGGAGAAGTTTGTCTACAAGCACAATGTGCACCCACTCCGGGCAGTGGGCACTGAGG GCCTCTTCGGTTTTGTGAtcctctccctgctcctggtGCCCATGTACTACATCCCTGCCGGCTCCTTCAGTGGAAACCCCAAGGGGACACTAGAGGATGCCCTGGATGCCTTCTGCCAGCTGGGCAAACAACCATTAATCGCCCTGGCTTTGCTGGGCAACATCAGCAGCATTGCCTTCTTCAACTTCGCAGGCATCAGTGTAACTAAAGAATTGAGTGCCACCACCCGCATGGTGCTGGACAGTTTGCGCACCGTGGTTATCTGGGCCTTGAGCCTGGCCCTGGGATGGGAGACCTTCCACCCTCTGCAGATCCTTGGCTTCCTCATCCTCTTGACAGGCACTGCCCTCTACAATGGGCTGCACCGCCCACTGCTGGCCTGCCTGTCCAGGGGCTGGCACCCTGCCCCGGAGGCCGAGCGTGAAAGACTGCTAGATGGCAACCGGACTCCCATCAATGAAACCAACTGA
- the Cenpa gene encoding histone H3-like centromeric protein A, with the protein MGPRRRRRKPETPKRRSASPPRGTPRREASLGSSSRQHSRRRIRWIKEIKNLQKSTDLLIRRYPFSRLAREICMKFTRGVDFSWQAQALLALQEAAEAFLVHLFEDAYLLSLHAGRVTLFPKDVQLARRIRGIEEGLG; encoded by the exons ATGGGCCCTCGCCGCCGACGCCGCAAGCCAGAGACCCCGAAGAGGCGCAGCGCGAGTCCACCTCGCGGGACCCCGCGGCGGGAAGCCTCCTTAG GTTCTTCCTCTCGTCAACATAGTCGGAGAAGAATTCGCTGGATTAAGGAGATCAAAAATCTACAGAAGAGCACAGACCTCTTGATAAGGAGGTACCCCTTCAGCCGCCTG GCAAGAGAAATATGTATGAAATTCACACGTGGTGTGGACTTCAGTTGGCAAGCCCAGGCCCTGTTGGCCCTTCAAGAG GCAGCAGAAGCATTTTTAGTTCACCTCTTTGAGGATGCCTACCTCCTCTCTTTACATGCTGGCCGAGTCACTCTTTTCCCCAAGGATGTGCAGCTGGCCAGGAGGATCCGCGGCATCGAGGAAGGACTTGGCTGA